AGCTGGCTGATCACGTCGTCGGAGTTCGGCCAGTCCGCGTACAGGCCCTCGACGTCGGTGAGCACCACCAGCATCTCGGCGCCCAGCGCGACCGCCAGGGCGGAGGCGGCGGTGTCCGCGTTGATGTTGTAGACGTGGCCGTCGGTGCCGCGCGCGATCGAGGAGATGACCGGGATCCGGCCGTCGCCGATCAGCGCCTTCACCGCGCCCGCCTCGATGTTGACGATGTCTCCGACCAGGCCGATGTCGACCTGCTCGCCGTCCACCACGGCGTACCGCTTGACCGCGGTCATGGTGTGCGCGTCCTCGCCGGTCATGCCGACCGCGAACGGGCCGTGCTCGTTCAGCAGCCCGACCAGCTCGCGCTGGACCTGGCCGGCCAGCACCATCCGGACCACGTCCATGGTCTCGGGGGTGGTGACCCGCAGGCCGTTGGTGAAGGAGGACTCCAGACCGAGCTTGCCCAGCTGGGTGTTGATCTGCGGGCCGCCGCCGTGCACCACCACGGGGTGCAGACCGGCGTAGCGGAGGAAGACCACGTCCTGGGCGAAGGCCGCCTTGAGCGACTCGTCGACCATGGCGTTGCCACCGAACTTGATCACCACGGTCTTGCCGTGGAAGCGCTCCAGCCAGGGCAGCGCCTCGATCAGGGTCAGTGCCTTGGGCAACGCGGTGTTGTTACGGGCCTGTTCGCCCTTGGGTGCGATCTTCACGGGGTCCCCCGGCTCAGGTGGAGTAGGCGCTGTTCTCGTGCACGTAGTCGGCGGTGAGGTCGTTGGTCCACACCGTGGCCGCCGACTCACCGGCCCGCAGGTCGGCGGTGATGACGATCTCGCGGCCGGTCATGTCGACCAGGTCGCGGGACTCACCGACGCTGCCGTCCTGGCAGACCCAGACGCCGTTGATCGCCACGTTCAGCTGGTCCGGGTCGAAGGCGGCGTCGGTGGTGCCGATCGCGGCCAGCACCCGGCCCCAGTTCGGGTCCTCGCCGTGCAGGGCGCACTTGAGCAGGTTGTTCCGGGAGATCACCCGGGCGACCTGGACGGCCTCCTGCTCGGTGGCGGCGCCGGTCACGTCGATCCGGATGTCCTTGCTGGCACCCTCGGCGTCGCCGATCAGCTGGCGGGCCAGGTCGGCGCAGACGGTGGCCACGGCGGCGGCGAACTCGTCCTGCTGCGGCACGACTTCGGACGCGCCCGAGGCCAGCAGCAGCACCGTGTCGTTGGTGGACATGCAGCCGTCCGAGTCGATCCGGTCGAAGGTGGTGTTCGTCGCGCCGCGCAGCGCGGCGTCCAGGCCCTCGGCGGTGACGTCGGCGTCGGTGGTCAGCACCACCAGCATGGTGGCCAGACCGGGTGCGAGCATGCCCGCGCCCTTGGCCATCCCGCCAACCGTCCAGCCGTTCTTCGTCACCTGGGCGGTCTTGTGCACGGTGTCGGTGGTCTTGATGGCGATCGCGGCGGCCTCACCGCCGTCGGCGGCGAGTGCCTTGGCGGCCTGCTCGACGCCGGGCAGCAGGATGTCCATCGGCAGCCGGACACCGATCAGGCCGGTGGAGGCGACCGCCACCTCGCCCGCGTTCAGCGCCAGCTCGGCGGCCACCTTCTCGGCGGTGGCGTGGGTGTCCTGGAAGCCCAGCGGGCCGGTACAGGCGTTGGCGCCACCGGAGTTGAGGACGACGGCGGAGATCCGGCCGCCCTTCACCACCTGCTCGGACCAGAGCACGGGGGCGGCCTTGACCCGGTTGGAGGTGAAGACACCGGCCGCGGCGTTGGACGGGCCTTCGTTGACCACCAGAGCCAGGTCGGGGGTGCCGCTGGCCTTGATGCCCGCGGTGACGCCGGCGGCGCGGAAGCCCTTCGCCGCCGTCACGCCAATGCCTTCGATGTTCACAGCCTGATTGTTCGTCACGGTGCGACTCCGTTCAGCGGGAGGCCCAGCTCTTCCGGCAGGCCGAGGGCGATGTTCATGCTCTGCACCGCGCCACCGGCGGTGCCCTTCACCAGGTTGTCGATCGCGCTGATCGCGATGATCCGGCCCGCGTGCTCGTCCAGCGCGACCTGGATCAGCGCGGCGTTCGAACCGTAGACCGAACTGGTCTGCGGCCACTGACCCTCCGGCAGCAGCCGGACGAACGGCTCGCCCGCGAAGGCCCGCTCGTACGCGGCGCGCAGGCTCGCGGCGGTCACGCCCGGCTTCGCCTTGGCGCTGCAGGTGGCCAGGATGCCGCGCGGCATCGGCGCCAGGGTGGGGGTGAACGAGACGGTGATCTCCTCGCCCGCGACCGGGCCGAGGTTCTGCGCCATCTCGGGCGTGTGGCGGTGCCCGCCACCGACGCCGTACGGGCTCATCGAACCCATCACCTCGCTGCCGAGCAGGTGCGCCTTGACCGCCTTGCCCGCACCGGAGGTGCCGGACGCGGCCACGATCACGGCCTCCGGCTCGGCCAGCTTCGCGGCGTACGCCGGGAACAGCGCGAGCGAGACGGCGGTCGGGTAGCAGCCGGGGACGGCGATCCGCTTGGTCCCCTTGAGCGCGGCCCGGTGGCCGGGCAGCTCGGGCAGGCCGTACGGCCAGGTGCCGGCGTGCGGGGAGCCGTAGAACTTCTCCCAGACCGCCGCGTCCTTGAGCCGGAAGTCCGCCCCACAGTCCACCACCAGCACGTCGTCGCCGAGTGCCTCGGCGACGGCGGCCGACTGCCCGTGCGGCAGCCCGAGGAAGACGATGTCGTGCCCGGCCAGCACCTCGGGAGTGGTCGGCTCCAGCACCCGGTCGGCCAACGGCAGCAGGTGCGGCTGGAGTTCGCCGAATCTCGTCCCGGCATTCGACCCGCCGGTCAGCGCCCCGATCTCGATCTCCGGGTGCCCGAGCAACAGACGCAGCACCTCCCCGCCCGCATACCCACTGGCGCCGGCGACGGCGACTCGCAATGCCATGATGATCCCTCCTAGGACTCGGCATGAATATACGCATCACGGAACATTCATGCAAGGAGTCCCCGCGGCCCGCCCCTCGCGGCGGATCCGGTCGGCAGCGTGACACGGCCCACCGTCCGACACCCCACAAGTGCACGCGTCTCCGTCAGGTCGGACGAGTGTCAACCGATGGTTGACATCAGGGCGTACGTCAACCCATAGTTGACACATGACGATTCCCGTACGGCTCGACGACCTGATCGACGCCATCAAGAAGGTGCACCCCGACGCCCTGGACCAGCTCTCCGGTGCCGTCATCGCCGCCGACCACCTCGGCGACCTCGCCGACCACCTGATCGGCCACTTCGTGGACCAGGCCCGGCGCTCCGGCGCCTCCTGGACCGACATCGGCAAGAGCATGGGCGTGACCCGGCAGGCCGCCCAGAAGCGCTTCGTCACCAAGGATCCGGGCGAGCCCGGCGACCTCGACCCGAGCCAGGGTTTCGGCCGCTTCACCGACCGGGCCCGCCAGGCGGTGATGGCCTCGCAGGAGGAGGCCCGCGCCGCCGGGAACCACGAGATCCGCACCGAGCACCTGGCCCTCGGCCTGCTCGCCACCCCCGAGTCGACCGGCACCCGGGCGCTGACCGCCCAGGGCGTCACGCCCGAGGCGCTCCGGGCGGCCGTCGGCGCCGTGCTGCCCGCCCCGGTGGCGGACGTGCCCGGGCTGATCCCGTACGACGCCGGCGGCAAGAAGGCGCTGGAGCTGACGTTCCGTGAGGCGCTCCGGCTCGGCCACAACCACGTGGGCACCGAGCACATCCTGCTCGCCCTGCTGGAGCAGGAGGGGGCCGACGGCGTGCTCGGCCGACTCGGCGTCAGCAAGGCGGCCACCGAGAGCTTCGTCATCGAACAGAGCTGACCCACCACGGCATCTCCCTCGAACGGCCGTATCCAACGCGCAGTCCCGTGACTACCATGTGTAGTCACGAGATCGCAGTCCGCTGCCGAGGGAGTTGCCATGCCCGAAACCCGCGCTGTCTGGTCCGACTTCTGCGCGGTCGCCCCCAGTCCGGAGCTGCGCCAACGCCTGCAGGAGGAGCTGGCCCGGGTCCGTTCCGGCCCCGACGAACTCACCGGCCAGCTGGCCGTCGGGCGCACCCCCAAGCGGCTCGGCTTCGACGACGGCGCCATCTTCCCGCCCGACGAGTTCCCGCTCGGCACGCCGTACGACACCATCCAGTCCGCCGCCGCGGACCGCGCCCCGCTGCGCGGTGCGGTCCGGGTCGCGGTGGTGCTGGCCGACTTCTCCGACAAGGCGATGACGGCCTCCGAGGCCCACTTCGAGCAGCTGTTCTTCTCGCTCGGCGAGCTCCCGCACGGCAGCGTGCGGGAGTACTACCGCGAGGTGACGCACGGTCTGATCGACATCGTGGGCGAGGTGGTCGGCCCGATCCGGCTGCCGCAGACGCTGGCCTGGTACGCCAACGGCAACTTCGGCATCGGTCGCCCCAGCGGCGAGCCGCGCGCCCACCTGATGGCCCGTGACACCGCGCTGGCCGCCGACCCGCTGATCGACTTCGCCCCGTACGACAACGACGGCAACGGCTTCGTGGACGCGTTCATCGTGGTGCACGCCGGTTCCGGCGGCGAGGCCAGCGGCCGGCCCGGCGACATCTGGTCGCACAAGTGGACGCTGCCCGCCGCGCTGAACGCCGACGGCACGAAGATCTTCGCCTACCTGACCATCCCGGAGGACGCCAAGATCGGGGTCTGCGCCCACGAGCTCGGCCACCTGCTGTTCGGCTTCCCCGACCTGTACGACACCGACGGCAGCTCCGAGGGCGTCGGCAACTGGTGCCTGATGGGCGGCGGTTCCTGGGGCGGCGGTGGCGACATCCCGGTGCACCCCTCCGCCTGGTGCAAGGTCAACCAGGGCTGGGCCAGTGCCACCGTGGTCACCACCGGCGGCCCCGTCGCGTTCGAGGACGTGAAGTCCAGCCACACCGTGCACCGGCTCTGGAAGGACGGCGCGGGCGGCAGCGAGTACTTCCTCGCGGAGAACCGCCAGCAGAGCGGCTACGACGTCTCGCTGCCCGGCGAGGGCCTGCTGGTCTGGCACATCGACGAGAACAAGCCCGGCAACACCGACGAGAACCACTACAAGGTCGGCCTGCTCCAGGCCGACAACCAGCGCGACCTCGAGCTCGCCCACAACCGTGGCGACGCCGGCGACCCGTTCCCGGGCAGCGCCGGCAACGCCACCCTCAACGGCTCCACCTCGCCGAGCACCAAGTCCTACGCGGGCGCGGACACCTGTGTGTCCATCAGCTCGATCCCGGCCCCCGCCGTCACCATGACCGCCACCGTCTCGGTCTCCTGCGGGAAGCCGCTGACCAAGGAGCTCAAGGACGGCGGCAAGGAGCTGAAGGACGGCCGCAAGGAGCTCAAGGACGGGCTGAAGGACCTCAAGGAGCCGCTCAAGGACCGCAAGGACGGGCGAAAGGAACTGAAGGAGCCGTTCAAGGAGCTCCGCAAGGAGGTCAAGGAGCCCTTCAAGGAGCGCAAGGACATCAAGGACCGGGTGGAGAAGGGCCAGTTCGAGCGGCCCGACCGGCCCGGCGACCCGCTCGGCGCCGACCAGGGCGGTGACCCGGTGCTGGCCGCCGTCCTCGACCTGCAGAGCCGGCTGGAGGCGGTCGAGCAGGCCCTCGGTACCGGCTCCCAGGATCAGGCCGCCGAGCCGTTCATCGGCTCCGCGCTCCGGCCCGACCTGCAGGGCGGCCCGGTCTACGGCACCGAGGCCGACACCCTGCGGCAGGCGATGTCCGACGGCGACCCGCAGGCCAAGCGGGCCTTCGACACCCTCCCGCCGCAGTGACGGCAGCGGTCGTCGTGCTGGCCGCCCGGGCCGACCTCGGCGCGGCCGCGGTGGCCCGCGCGCTGGCCGGCCGACTGGGCGGCGACCGCGTCCTCCCGCTCTCCCCCACCGAGCTGGCCCGGGCCCGGTGGAGCCACCGGGTCAGCGCGGCCGGGCTCACCACCACCCGGCTGACGCTCCCCGACGGCCGGGTGCTCACCGACACCGACACGGCCGCGGTACTGCACCGCCTGCCGCCACTGCCGGTGCTCGGCCTGGGCCGGGCCAGCGCGAAGGACCTCGACTACGCCCGGGCCGAGCTGCACGCGCTGGTCGCCAGCTGGCTGCTCGGCCTCGGCCCCCGGGTGCTCGGCCAGGTCAGCTCGTACGGGACGGCGCACGGTCCGTTCTCCCCCACCGCCGCCCTGGTGCACGCCGAGCGCTGCGGCCTGCCGGTCGCCCGCAGCGGCGGGGCCACCAGGGGCGGACTGCTCCCCGCCGCCGTCGGCGGGGAGCTCCGGCTGCCCCGGCTGGCCTGGCCCGGCGGGGCGGGCGCCCCCGTCCCGGTCGAGATCCGGCCCGAGCCGGGGGCCGAGCGGCTGCTGTTCTGCGGCACCCGCCCGGTCGGCCGGCTGGCGGAGCGGTACGGGGAGCGGCTGCACCGGCTCGCGGGGCTGCTCGGCACCAGGCTGTTCGAGCTGCGCCTCCGGCCCGACGGGGCGGTCACCGACGTGGACCCGTGCCCGCCGCTGGCCACCGCGGAGCAGCGGGCCGCGGTCACCGACGAGCTGGTCGCACTGACCCGGAGCGGCTCTTGATCCACCACCGTCCGGAACGGAGCCGCGCATGATCGTCCTCTACGGCTGCCCCGACGACCCGCCGCTCACCCTGGCCGCCGACGCCGCCCGGGCGGCGGGCCTGCCCCATCTGGTGGTCGATCAGACCCGGCTGGCCCGTTACGACTTCGTCGGCGGCGCCGGGCTGTCCGGCCTGCTGCTGGCCGAGGGCCACCGGCTCGCGCTGGACGACATCACCGCCGTCTACGCCCGCCCGCTCGAACCCCCGGTCACCGGGGGTGACGCCGCCGCCCGGGCCAGGACGGCCGCGTTCCACCAGTGGTTCACCGACTGGCTGGACGTGGCACGGGCGTTCGTGGTGAACCGCCCCCGGGCGATGGAGTCCAACGGGTCCAAGCCGTACCAGGCCCAGCTGATCGCCCGGGCCGGTTTCCCGGTGCCGGAGACCCTGGTCACCGACGACCCGGCGGAGGTGCGCGCGTTCCGCGCCGAGCACGGCCGGGTGGTCTACAAGTCGGTCAGCGGCATCCGGTCGATCGTCCGCGAGCTCACCGCTGACGACGAGTCACGGCTGCACCTGGTGCGCGGCCTGCCCACCCAGTTCCAGGCGTACGTGCCGGGCCGCGACGTCCGGGTGCACGTGGTCGGCGAGCGGGCCTTCGCCGCCGCCGTGGACTGCCCCGCGGTCGACTACCGCTACGCCGAGCGGGACGGGCAGCGCGCAGAGCTGACCGCGTACGGGCTGCCCGCGGAGGTCGAGCGGCGCTCGGTCGCGTTGGCCGCCGGGCTCGGGCTGCCGCTGGCCGGGATCGACCTGCGCGAGCGGCCGGACGGCGCCTGGGTCTGCTTCGAGGTGAACCCGATGCCCGCGTACAGCTACTACGAATCGCACACCGGTCTGCCGATCGCTGCGGCTATCGTCGACCTGTTGGCCGGTGCCCCGGCCGCCCTGGAGGTCTGAACGAATGGTCGCCCCGGTGGAGAACCTCACCACCCTGCGGGTCCGCCTGCTCGCGGTCGCCCCGCACCCCCGGCTGACCGGGTGGGTGTCGGCGACCGTGGAGGTGCTGTCGGCCACCCCCGTCGAGGGCCGGGCCGACCTGCTGTCGCAGCGGGTCGGCGAGTCCCTCGACCTGGCGGTCCGTCAGGAGCAGCTGGCGGGAGTGCTGGTCGGTTCGGTGCTCCGGCTCCGGGCCCGGCTGGCCGTCGGCGAGGTACTGGCCGAACAGGCCCCGGCCCCGGCCGACTTCGGTGTCGAACCCAACCTCTAGTTCTTGACGGCCCGGAGCAGGACGAACTTGGGGTCGCTGCTGACCACCTGTGAGTTGCCGAACAGGCGGCGCAGCTTGACGTGGTAGCCGAGGTGCCGGTTGCCGATCACCCAGAGCTCGCCGCCGGGGCGCAGCGCGTCCTTCGCGGTGGTGAACATCCGCCAGGCGGTGGCGTCGGTGGTGGCCTGGTGGGTGTGGAACGGCGGGTTGTTGAGCACCAGATCGAGCGATCCGAGCTCGGCGCCGTCCAGCGCGTCGCCGACCGCGAACTCGGCCTTGGCGGCCGGGCCGAGCGCGGCCCGGAAGGTGGCCTCGGCGGAGGCCACCGCCTGGTGCGACTCGTCCACGAAGAGCAGTTCGGCCTCCGGGTTCGCCAGCGCGGCAGCGGTGCCGACCACGCCGTTGCCGCAGCCGAGGTCGGCGATCCGCTTCGGCCCGGTGGTGGCCGGGAGGTGGGTGAGCAGGAAGCGGGTGCCGATGTCGAGGCGTTCGGCGCAGAAGATGCCCGCGTGGTTGGTGACGGTCCGTCCGGAGACCGGGCCGATGCCGTCGGGGAGGGTGTAGCTGATCGGCCAGGGGCTGACGGTCCTGGGCAGCGCCGGGTCGGGCGTGCAGTGGATCAGCCGGGCCTTCCTGACGGCCAGTGAGGTCTTGGTCGGGCCGAGGATCCGCTCGAACAGGTGCAGGGTGGAGGTGTGGATCTCGGCCACCATGCCGGCCCCGATCACCACCGTGCCCGCGTGCACGGCGGGAGCCAGCCGGTGCAGCTGGTCCTCCAGCAGCGCCAGGCTCTTCGGCACCCGGACCAGCAGCACGTCGATCCGCTCCGGCGGCGGGTCCTGGGTGGTGAGCAGCTCGACCGTGCCCGGCTCGACACCGTTGCGCGCCAGGTTCTCGGCGGTGGCCCGGCCGCCGAGCCAGGAGTCGGAGATCTGGGTCGGCCGGTGCGCGGCGAGCGCCGTGACCAGCGCACCCCAGCGGTCGCCGAGCACCACCACCCGCCCGCTCAGGTCCACCGGCGGAGCCCCGTCGATCCCGTGCACCTGCCGGAGCAGGTACTCGTCGGCGGCGTCCCAGGCCCGGAGGCGGTCGCGCGGGTCCTCGGGGAAGCGGCTCAGCTCGAACTCGCCCCACGGCGTCGTGAAACTTTCCATCGTTCGCCCAGGCTATCCGAGCCGGGCCAGGTCTATCCGCGCCGCCACCGGCAGATGGTCGCTGGGTGTGGGCGGCAGGGTCCAGCCGGCGGTGACGGTCGCGTCCCGGGTCAGGACGTGGTCGATCCGGGCCAGCGGGAAGGTCCGGGGCCAGCTGAACTCCCGGCGGCCCCCTTCCCCGAGCAGGCCGGTGAGCGGGGCCAGGCCCCGGTCGTCCAGGGTCCCGTTGAGGTCGCCGAGCAGGATCACCCGGGGCAGCGGTTCGGCCGCGAGCGCGGTGGCCAGCAGCCGGGCGCTCTCGTCCCGGCGGTCGGTGCCGTAGCCGCTCGGGCCGAGCCGGACCGAGGGCAGGTGGACCACGTAGACCGCCGTCTCACCCTCCCCGGTGTGCAGGGTCGCGCGCAGGGCCCGGCGCCAGTCGGCGGCGAGGCCACGGGGCTTGA
This genomic interval from Kitasatospora gansuensis contains the following:
- the argB gene encoding acetylglutamate kinase; this translates as MKIAPKGEQARNNTALPKALTLIEALPWLERFHGKTVVIKFGGNAMVDESLKAAFAQDVVFLRYAGLHPVVVHGGGPQINTQLGKLGLESSFTNGLRVTTPETMDVVRMVLAGQVQRELVGLLNEHGPFAVGMTGEDAHTMTAVKRYAVVDGEQVDIGLVGDIVNIEAGAVKALIGDGRIPVISSIARGTDGHVYNINADTAASALAVALGAEMLVVLTDVEGLYADWPNSDDVISQLGTTELEELLPTLASGMLPKMEGCLNAVRSGVGTARVLDGRVQHSLLLEIFTDEGIGTMVVPDDDTTVLGGLA
- the argJ gene encoding bifunctional glutamate N-acetyltransferase/amino-acid acetyltransferase ArgJ, with the protein product MGVTAAKGFRAAGVTAGIKASGTPDLALVVNEGPSNAAAGVFTSNRVKAAPVLWSEQVVKGGRISAVVLNSGGANACTGPLGFQDTHATAEKVAAELALNAGEVAVASTGLIGVRLPMDILLPGVEQAAKALAADGGEAAAIAIKTTDTVHKTAQVTKNGWTVGGMAKGAGMLAPGLATMLVVLTTDADVTAEGLDAALRGATNTTFDRIDSDGCMSTNDTVLLLASGASEVVPQQDEFAAAVATVCADLARQLIGDAEGASKDIRIDVTGAATEQEAVQVARVISRNNLLKCALHGEDPNWGRVLAAIGTTDAAFDPDQLNVAINGVWVCQDGSVGESRDLVDMTGREIVITADLRAGESAATVWTNDLTADYVHENSAYST
- the argC gene encoding N-acetyl-gamma-glutamyl-phosphate reductase, with protein sequence MALRVAVAGASGYAGGEVLRLLLGHPEIEIGALTGGSNAGTRFGELQPHLLPLADRVLEPTTPEVLAGHDIVFLGLPHGQSAAVAEALGDDVLVVDCGADFRLKDAAVWEKFYGSPHAGTWPYGLPELPGHRAALKGTKRIAVPGCYPTAVSLALFPAYAAKLAEPEAVIVAASGTSGAGKAVKAHLLGSEVMGSMSPYGVGGGHRHTPEMAQNLGPVAGEEITVSFTPTLAPMPRGILATCSAKAKPGVTAASLRAAYERAFAGEPFVRLLPEGQWPQTSSVYGSNAALIQVALDEHAGRIIAISAIDNLVKGTAGGAVQSMNIALGLPEELGLPLNGVAP
- a CDS encoding Clp protease N-terminal domain-containing protein, which encodes MTIPVRLDDLIDAIKKVHPDALDQLSGAVIAADHLGDLADHLIGHFVDQARRSGASWTDIGKSMGVTRQAAQKRFVTKDPGEPGDLDPSQGFGRFTDRARQAVMASQEEARAAGNHEIRTEHLALGLLATPESTGTRALTAQGVTPEALRAAVGAVLPAPVADVPGLIPYDAGGKKALELTFREALRLGHNHVGTEHILLALLEQEGADGVLGRLGVSKAATESFVIEQS
- a CDS encoding M6 family metalloprotease domain-containing protein, which codes for MPETRAVWSDFCAVAPSPELRQRLQEELARVRSGPDELTGQLAVGRTPKRLGFDDGAIFPPDEFPLGTPYDTIQSAAADRAPLRGAVRVAVVLADFSDKAMTASEAHFEQLFFSLGELPHGSVREYYREVTHGLIDIVGEVVGPIRLPQTLAWYANGNFGIGRPSGEPRAHLMARDTALAADPLIDFAPYDNDGNGFVDAFIVVHAGSGGEASGRPGDIWSHKWTLPAALNADGTKIFAYLTIPEDAKIGVCAHELGHLLFGFPDLYDTDGSSEGVGNWCLMGGGSWGGGGDIPVHPSAWCKVNQGWASATVVTTGGPVAFEDVKSSHTVHRLWKDGAGGSEYFLAENRQQSGYDVSLPGEGLLVWHIDENKPGNTDENHYKVGLLQADNQRDLELAHNRGDAGDPFPGSAGNATLNGSTSPSTKSYAGADTCVSISSIPAPAVTMTATVSVSCGKPLTKELKDGGKELKDGRKELKDGLKDLKEPLKDRKDGRKELKEPFKELRKEVKEPFKERKDIKDRVEKGQFERPDRPGDPLGADQGGDPVLAAVLDLQSRLEAVEQALGTGSQDQAAEPFIGSALRPDLQGGPVYGTEADTLRQAMSDGDPQAKRAFDTLPPQ
- a CDS encoding ATP-grasp domain-containing protein — protein: MIVLYGCPDDPPLTLAADAARAAGLPHLVVDQTRLARYDFVGGAGLSGLLLAEGHRLALDDITAVYARPLEPPVTGGDAAARARTAAFHQWFTDWLDVARAFVVNRPRAMESNGSKPYQAQLIARAGFPVPETLVTDDPAEVRAFRAEHGRVVYKSVSGIRSIVRELTADDESRLHLVRGLPTQFQAYVPGRDVRVHVVGERAFAAAVDCPAVDYRYAERDGQRAELTAYGLPAEVERRSVALAAGLGLPLAGIDLRERPDGAWVCFEVNPMPAYSYYESHTGLPIAAAIVDLLAGAPAALEV
- a CDS encoding methyltransferase, translated to MESFTTPWGEFELSRFPEDPRDRLRAWDAADEYLLRQVHGIDGAPPVDLSGRVVVLGDRWGALVTALAAHRPTQISDSWLGGRATAENLARNGVEPGTVELLTTQDPPPERIDVLLVRVPKSLALLEDQLHRLAPAVHAGTVVIGAGMVAEIHTSTLHLFERILGPTKTSLAVRKARLIHCTPDPALPRTVSPWPISYTLPDGIGPVSGRTVTNHAGIFCAERLDIGTRFLLTHLPATTGPKRIADLGCGNGVVGTAAALANPEAELLFVDESHQAVASAEATFRAALGPAAKAEFAVGDALDGAELGSLDLVLNNPPFHTHQATTDATAWRMFTTAKDALRPGGELWVIGNRHLGYHVKLRRLFGNSQVVSSDPKFVLLRAVKN